The following proteins are encoded in a genomic region of Papaver somniferum cultivar HN1 unplaced genomic scaffold, ASM357369v1 unplaced-scaffold_10, whole genome shotgun sequence:
- the LOC113326782 gene encoding uncharacterized protein LOC113326782, translated as MDEAEFVEEQNFFIHRLLFIGFLAEQKFVYCVDCFGNPCFFKKAPKKEKAPRPSSKPAKSGSGFQLVRWLRDRNGDVVGEELVLSLSCCNNLMEAFNVVLCVRCG; from the exons ATGGATGAAGCAGAATTTGTCGAGGAGCAGAATTTCTTCATCCATCGTCTTCTATTTATAGGTTTTCTCGCGGAGCAGAAATTTGTTTATTGCGTTGATTGTTTTGGTAATCCGTGCTTCTTCAAAAAG gcACCAAAGAAGGAGAAAGCTCCACGACCATCTTCAAAGCCAGCTAAATCTGGTAGTGGATTTCAG TTGGTTAGGTGGCTGCGAGATCGGAATGGGGATGTAGTTGGAGAAGAGTTGGTGTTATCGTTAAGCTGTTGCAACAATCTAATGGAAGCCTTTAATGTAGTTTTGTGTGTGAGATGCGGCTAA